The nucleotide sequence GAACCCCAGCTGAAAAGATGGCGGAACTGTTGCGTTGACCGCCTGAAGCCGCCACGCCCAAGGCAGGATGCTTGCATCCCGCCGCTCGCGCTCAGGCTGAGCGCCTGTCACGGCGCTCCCGCTGCGGGCCCACCGTGTACTTCGGGTCGCGCGCCGACTGGAACCCCGCCCGGAACACCGACCAGCGCTCCAGCAGCGACCCGGCGAGGATGGCAGCGCCGCCGGCTGCCGCCAGCCGGCGGCTGCGGCGCCCGCCGAAGAAGGTGGTGGCGGCGCCGGCGGTCGTGAGGGTCATCGCCGCGCGTGAGATCCGGCCGCAGGCGCCGGACTCATAGGGCGCGGCGAGGTCACCCAGGCGATGCTTCATCACCTGGCTCGCGGCGCCCTCGGCCAGCGCGCCGCCCAGCGCCAGGCGGCGGGCCGGACCGGCGTCGCGCGGCGACGTGGCGATCGCGGCCATTGCGCCCGCGCTGGCCAGCGCGCTGCCGCCGAAGATGAACGGCAGCTCGCGCCGCGCCTCGTGCCAGACCGGCACCGCCGTGTCGGCCAGGAGCGCGGCCGTGTAGGTGGCCACCGGCATGCCGAGCACGGCGGCCGCGGCCCCCGCGGCGCGCCCCGCCGGCCGCGGGCCCACGCCCAGCACGTCGTGCGCGGCGGCCGCGGTGATGGCCCCACCGGCGGCGGTGAGCAGCCACGACCCCACGCTCATCGGCGACGTGACCTTGAACACACGCAGCATGTTGAGGAAGCGCGAGGGCCGGCCGAGGTCGGAGATGAGCAGCGCCGGGCTCACGGCGATCCCCAAGAAGGACGCGATCCAGGCGTTGCGCGCGAGCCGCTCGTTGCCGGTGACGGAGGCGCCGAAGGCAAGCCCCGCCGACGCCCCCGCGAGCCCGCCGGTGAAGAAGTAGACCGGGATCTCCCAGGTCCAGAC is from Thermoleophilaceae bacterium and encodes:
- the nrfD gene encoding NrfD/PsrC family molybdoenzyme membrane anchor subunit — encoded protein: MSTRERRMVEPARPDSYYGRPVIKEPVWTWEIPVYFFTGGLAGASAGLAFGASVTGNERLARNAWIASFLGIAVSPALLISDLGRPSRFLNMLRVFKVTSPMSVGSWLLTAAGGAITAAAAHDVLGVGPRPAGRAAGAAAAVLGMPVATYTAALLADTAVPVWHEARRELPFIFGGSALASAGAMAAIATSPRDAGPARRLALGGALAEGAASQVMKHRLGDLAAPYESGACGRISRAAMTLTTAGAATTFFGGRRSRRLAAAGGAAILAGSLLERWSVFRAGFQSARDPKYTVGPQRERRDRRSA